One Cardinium endosymbiont cEper1 of Encarsia pergandiella genomic region harbors:
- a CDS encoding Bax inhibitor-1/YccA family protein, which yields MNNYINDYTSNRRAIDHGLQRYMVKVYAHMAFGLLITAITAAATYTFPSLMRLFFVFDQCGNIIDRTLGGYVVLFAPFCISIYLSCNFTKATFAHSRFLLGCYAALTGVSCSVLPFFFTIDSLHKVFLVTACTFSAMSIYGYTTKRDLTALGSFCMMALWGLIISGVVNFFFHSDAVDFVSSFIGVVVFIGFVGYDTQKLKKLYYEVQDTALAERVAVIGAFQLYLDFINLFLYLLRFLGQQKRRD from the coding sequence ATGAATAATTATATAAACGATTATACAAGCAACAGGCGTGCCATAGATCATGGATTACAGCGCTATATGGTTAAAGTATATGCGCATATGGCTTTTGGGCTGTTGATTACCGCCATTACAGCAGCTGCAACCTATACTTTCCCATCTTTAATGCGCTTATTTTTTGTCTTTGATCAGTGCGGAAATATTATAGATCGTACCTTAGGGGGTTATGTGGTACTATTTGCGCCATTTTGCATTTCAATATATCTATCATGCAACTTTACCAAGGCAACATTTGCCCATTCTAGATTCCTTTTAGGATGCTATGCTGCACTTACTGGGGTTTCATGCTCTGTACTACCGTTTTTTTTCACAATTGATTCTTTACATAAAGTTTTTTTAGTAACGGCCTGCACCTTTAGTGCGATGAGTATCTATGGCTACACCACCAAACGTGATTTAACTGCTTTGGGCTCTTTTTGTATGATGGCGCTTTGGGGGCTTATTATAAGTGGAGTAGTAAATTTCTTTTTCCACAGTGATGCAGTTGACTTTGTAAGCAGTTTTATAGGAGTAGTGGTTTTTATTGGTTTTGTAGGATATGACACCCAAAAATTAAAAAAACTATACTATGAGGTACAAGACACAGCCTTGGCAGAAAGAGTTGCGGTAATCGGTGCATTCCAACTCTATCTTGATTTTATAAATCTTTTTTTATACTTATTGCGTTTTTTAGGGCAACAAAAAAGAAGGGATTAA
- a CDS encoding DUF167 domain-containing protein translates to MTLSHPSLYFLHIYARPKSHQDKIEGWIGEGEKYILHLRVMAPPEGGKANKAIIALLAQMFGIAKSHITLVRGATARRKIFKIASWSALLAEKLPPLPPSCGKLF, encoded by the coding sequence ATGACCTTATCACATCCATCTTTATATTTTTTACATATCTATGCAAGGCCTAAAAGTCATCAGGATAAAATTGAAGGTTGGATAGGTGAAGGCGAAAAATATATATTACACCTTCGGGTTATGGCTCCTCCTGAAGGGGGTAAAGCCAATAAAGCCATTATTGCACTATTGGCGCAAATGTTTGGTATCGCCAAAAGCCATATTACCTTAGTACGTGGCGCTACTGCACGCCGTAAAATCTTTAAGATTGCATCATGGTCTGCGCTATTGGCTGAGAAGCTACCACCATTACCTCCTTCATGCGGTAAGTTGTTTTAG
- a CDS encoding cell division protein FtsQ/DivIB, whose product MNQILNRVVALFLTVSLCLSLLFAQEKHTSLVCKDIAISIKAYPNQSLITVQGILDLLQATYPISLQKTRLKTIDTYAIQDQLSRHPLIKSVLVYKTWNGVLTISLETKYFIARTISLMEPNGTEAYLDEKGSLIALKGLPRLRLLVITGKNITTEKRKRADKGLLELLHYMHRDPFWQRQITSLQVEDNGKIILGTQIGGHQIEFGKAENIEEKFQKLWLFYSQVMPYKGWNAYHLVNLEFKNQLVCQ is encoded by the coding sequence ATGAATCAAATACTAAACAGAGTAGTTGCTTTGTTTCTGACGGTTAGCCTATGCTTATCTCTACTATTTGCGCAAGAAAAGCATACTAGTTTGGTATGCAAGGATATAGCAATATCCATCAAGGCTTATCCAAACCAATCGCTTATAACGGTCCAAGGGATCCTTGATCTTTTACAAGCAACCTATCCAATCTCTTTACAAAAGACACGCCTAAAAACGATCGACACTTATGCCATACAAGATCAATTGAGTAGACATCCGCTTATAAAAAGTGTATTGGTCTATAAAACTTGGAACGGTGTTTTAACAATCTCCTTAGAAACCAAATATTTTATTGCGCGTACCATTAGCCTCATGGAGCCAAATGGTACAGAGGCCTATCTAGATGAAAAGGGTAGCTTGATAGCACTAAAAGGTCTACCGCGTCTTCGACTGCTTGTTATAACTGGTAAAAACATAACTACAGAAAAAAGAAAACGCGCCGATAAGGGATTACTGGAACTATTACACTACATGCATAGGGATCCTTTTTGGCAAAGACAGATAACAAGCTTACAGGTAGAAGATAATGGTAAAATCATACTTGGCACTCAAATAGGTGGACATCAAATAGAATTTGGGAAAGCAGAAAACATAGAGGAAAAGTTTCAGAAACTGTGGCTTTTCTATAGCCAAGTTATGCCTTATAAAGGGTGGAATGCATACCATCTTGTAAATTTAGAATTTAAAAATCAACTAGTTTGTCAATAA
- a CDS encoding sodium:proton antiporter produces MFATLSLSDYNICITTLAIDQSSGAGGNLTIPPFWLAIPFIVLLLMIATGPVFFANFWHKHYPKVAILLATLVMAYYCIVLENKIKPIEAAAEYIQFMALITALYVATGGIAIQVNTRATPLANIGLLFMGALFANLIGTTGASMLFIRPYLGLNKARIKAYHIIFFIFIVSNIGGALTPIGDPPLFLGFLKGVPFKWTVIHHSLPWLSALFMLLSIFYFFDKNNKVAVDCSVYPASFSITGSKNLIWLTMAIGAVFLDPTIFAWLPTIDYHGHSISFVRELIMLTIATLAYHTANRQILQSNGFSFAPLNEVCLIFIGIFGTMIPALELIGKFAASEMGKSLITPNTLYWGTGLFSSILDNAPTYLNFVAASMAAQGANIELIANVQAYAAGGIYPDSVIGLKAISLASVFFGAMTYIGNGPNFMVKSIAEQAGISMPAFGHYIFRFSMPILLPVLFIIWLLFLTP; encoded by the coding sequence ATGTTTGCCACATTATCATTATCAGACTATAACATTTGCATCACTACTTTAGCCATCGACCAGAGTAGTGGTGCAGGGGGTAACCTAACAATACCTCCATTTTGGTTGGCTATACCTTTTATCGTTCTATTATTGATGATTGCTACAGGACCGGTTTTTTTTGCCAATTTTTGGCATAAACACTACCCAAAGGTAGCTATATTGTTGGCTACGCTTGTGATGGCTTACTACTGTATAGTACTAGAAAACAAAATTAAACCTATAGAAGCAGCAGCGGAATATATACAATTTATGGCACTGATTACTGCTTTATATGTTGCAACTGGCGGCATTGCCATTCAAGTAAATACCCGTGCTACCCCACTGGCCAATATAGGGTTACTCTTTATGGGCGCATTATTCGCTAATTTAATCGGTACAACAGGAGCCTCTATGCTTTTTATACGTCCTTATCTAGGATTAAATAAAGCACGGATTAAGGCCTATCATATTATCTTTTTTATCTTTATAGTTAGTAACATAGGGGGCGCATTAACGCCTATTGGGGATCCTCCTTTATTTCTAGGGTTTTTAAAAGGGGTGCCTTTCAAATGGACTGTAATACATCATAGTTTACCTTGGTTATCAGCTTTGTTTATGCTATTGTCTATTTTTTACTTTTTTGATAAAAACAATAAAGTGGCAGTGGATTGTAGCGTATATCCTGCAAGTTTCTCTATTACAGGCAGTAAAAATCTAATTTGGTTGACGATGGCTATTGGTGCGGTATTTTTAGATCCAACCATTTTTGCTTGGTTGCCTACTATTGACTACCATGGCCATTCTATTTCATTTGTACGTGAGTTGATCATGCTGACCATAGCCACACTTGCATACCACACTGCAAATAGACAAATATTGCAATCGAATGGATTTAGTTTTGCCCCTTTAAATGAGGTCTGCTTAATTTTTATAGGTATCTTTGGTACCATGATTCCAGCACTTGAATTAATTGGTAAGTTTGCTGCATCTGAAATGGGTAAGTCATTGATTACACCCAATACTTTATATTGGGGGACAGGGCTTTTTTCTTCCATATTGGATAACGCGCCTACTTACTTAAATTTTGTAGCCGCGAGCATGGCAGCACAAGGTGCTAATATTGAACTTATAGCTAATGTACAAGCATATGCGGCAGGTGGCATCTACCCCGATTCAGTCATTGGATTGAAAGCAATTTCTTTAGCTTCCGTTTTTTTTGGCGCCATGACTTATATTGGAAACGGCCCCAACTTTATGGTTAAATCTATTGCTGAACAAGCAGGTATCTCTATGCCTGCTTTTGGCCACTATATTTTTCGATTTTCTATGCCTATTTTACTGCCTGTACTTTTTATAATTTGGCTACTTTTCTTGACACCGTAA
- a CDS encoding YcxB family protein, which translates to MQNILRMQWWIFPLLVLFMSSTFFIKTIWFVLVGLLFFIGYLIFWVIQFYGLTHLDANRAMFERIAYEINSQYLMMQINSKQAMPIAWMDITKAYKKKGYFLLVLSKVQFFYLPFKIFHGDNDIKFLTILLQRKGLLR; encoded by the coding sequence ATGCAAAATATTTTACGCATGCAATGGTGGATTTTTCCGCTGCTTGTGCTTTTTATGAGTAGTACCTTTTTTATAAAGACGATCTGGTTTGTGTTGGTTGGACTGCTATTTTTTATTGGGTATTTAATATTTTGGGTGATTCAATTTTATGGACTTACACACCTAGATGCCAATCGTGCTATGTTTGAACGCATAGCTTATGAAATCAATAGCCAATATTTGATGATGCAGATTAATTCAAAACAAGCAATGCCTATAGCATGGATGGACATTACAAAGGCCTATAAAAAAAAAGGATATTTTCTATTGGTATTATCTAAGGTTCAGTTTTTTTATCTTCCATTTAAAATTTTTCATGGAGATAATGATATCAAATTTTTGACCATTTTATTGCAACGCAAAGGGCTATTAAGGTAA
- a CDS encoding SurA N-terminal domain-containing protein produces the protein MAILKKIRKTGNRFVVIVVLFFLIMFLGSELARIIPHFFSGKDQIGTLFGKKISYMDYCKVYEEAYHNVVSPGKRPTQEAQMRLKNAAWHQLVQDMLYTKELNQAGIVVGDCELVDLVQGDHIHPWLIASFKDPKTAAFDKQKLLTALNELSKSEGGQERWCAYEKKIALERAKHKLHQLMVQSCFVTGLEEAQAAERAGLFCDVDYLHIPFTLVEDDLIPITNQQLRDYMAAHKNDYTAASESRTIQYITLPIQPSEKDTSEFQKEISSLIVQFSTTTDPYIFAKQQTDGHVTDTTLSCTADRLPDAFTTIRHTLKEGMVVGPVVNNSIHTLYKLVKEEKGRYEIAVIEKKPIISDHTRNIHLKQVTHLADQVKSLVDLEKLAANRHLTIQKETVVPSDYTIGIHADARKVVCWLYNKAAVGKVSPLLDLGDAYLLGVMVDQVKVGDLLPLDSVRHKVYQKVLHQEKAKLILNKLKQVDGLTLQAIAEAYGEGIAVQSVDGLRFLDNNLPHLKQAQTFVGKCFGLSLNLISDPIVDEIGIFIACVKRRDKETATQEKYNQKMHQIEQCMQPYYFLKAMEELAQVKDERYRIE, from the coding sequence ATGGCAATTCTTAAAAAAATTAGAAAGACGGGCAATCGTTTTGTCGTTATAGTTGTCCTCTTTTTCTTGATTATGTTTTTGGGTAGTGAGCTCGCCCGTATTATTCCCCATTTTTTCAGTGGTAAAGATCAAATAGGTACCCTATTCGGTAAAAAAATCAGCTATATGGATTACTGTAAGGTTTATGAAGAGGCTTATCATAATGTTGTCAGTCCAGGTAAGCGGCCCACGCAAGAAGCGCAAATGCGTTTAAAGAATGCTGCATGGCATCAATTGGTTCAAGATATGCTCTATACAAAGGAACTAAACCAAGCTGGGATTGTGGTAGGTGACTGTGAACTGGTCGATTTGGTACAAGGAGACCATATTCATCCATGGCTTATAGCATCTTTTAAAGATCCGAAAACAGCTGCATTCGATAAACAAAAATTATTAACCGCTCTTAACGAATTATCCAAATCTGAAGGTGGACAAGAACGGTGGTGTGCTTATGAAAAAAAAATCGCTCTGGAAAGAGCCAAACATAAGTTACACCAACTTATGGTACAGAGTTGTTTTGTTACTGGATTAGAAGAAGCGCAAGCTGCAGAGCGTGCTGGCCTATTTTGTGATGTAGATTATCTGCACATTCCTTTTACTTTAGTGGAAGATGATTTGATTCCAATTACCAATCAGCAATTACGGGACTATATGGCTGCCCATAAAAACGATTATACTGCTGCATCAGAAAGCAGAACCATTCAGTATATTACTCTTCCTATTCAGCCAAGTGAAAAAGATACTTCTGAATTTCAGAAAGAAATTAGTTCACTTATCGTCCAATTTTCCACTACGACGGATCCCTATATCTTTGCTAAGCAGCAAACAGATGGCCATGTTACAGATACTACTTTGAGCTGTACAGCTGATAGATTGCCAGATGCCTTTACAACCATAAGGCATACCCTAAAAGAGGGTATGGTAGTGGGACCCGTTGTGAATAATTCTATTCATACCTTGTATAAGTTGGTAAAAGAAGAAAAAGGGCGTTATGAAATAGCGGTCATTGAGAAAAAACCAATAATCAGTGACCATACCCGTAATATCCATTTAAAGCAAGTAACCCATCTCGCTGATCAGGTCAAAAGTTTAGTTGATTTGGAAAAATTGGCTGCTAATCGCCACTTAACCATTCAGAAAGAGACAGTAGTACCATCAGATTACACGATTGGTATCCATGCAGATGCCCGAAAGGTGGTTTGTTGGTTGTACAACAAGGCGGCTGTAGGAAAGGTTTCTCCCCTGCTTGATTTGGGAGATGCTTATCTATTGGGCGTGATGGTAGACCAGGTCAAGGTAGGGGACTTGCTTCCTTTAGACTCAGTCCGCCACAAAGTCTATCAAAAAGTGTTACATCAAGAAAAAGCCAAATTGATTTTGAATAAACTAAAGCAAGTGGATGGGCTTACGTTACAAGCTATAGCCGAAGCATATGGAGAGGGTATAGCCGTACAATCGGTAGATGGATTGCGCTTTTTGGACAATAATCTTCCTCATCTTAAGCAAGCCCAAACTTTTGTAGGAAAATGCTTTGGATTATCATTAAATCTGATCAGTGATCCGATTGTAGATGAGATAGGGATCTTTATTGCCTGTGTAAAGCGTAGAGATAAGGAAACAGCTACCCAAGAAAAGTATAATCAAAAAATGCACCAAATAGAGCAGTGTATGCAGCCTTATTATTTTCTTAAAGCTATGGAAGAATTGGCACAAGTTAAGGATGAAAGGTATAGAATAGAGTAA
- a CDS encoding DHH family phosphoesterase: MYDISILKEQLASPKQVAVLMHARPDADALGTSLALALFLRDQGHSVHVIAPTEYPAFLSWLPGVDTVIVAAHYTQQALLAQMQDIDLLFCVDFSAVSRLDEWAYLLKQSDVFKIIIDHHIEPENFADLLLWDSQAAASAEILFQIFEALGQKKKITPAIATCLYAGLVTDTNSFKNPNTRAITHRIAADLIEYGVETFKVQRLIYDNKSLNRLHFFSFAISQRLVVLWPLHVAYFVIQKEDYKRYDLKSGDTEGLVDYALSIKDISLAAVLKEKDDTVYLSLRSIGDLPANLIAKKYFNGGGHKNAAGGVSHLSLVETVDRFEKILQEFFL, encoded by the coding sequence ATGTACGATATATCTATTTTAAAGGAACAGTTGGCTAGTCCTAAGCAAGTTGCCGTACTGATGCATGCTAGGCCTGATGCAGATGCACTAGGTACCTCCTTGGCTTTGGCTTTATTTCTAAGGGACCAAGGCCATTCTGTTCATGTAATTGCCCCAACGGAATATCCTGCTTTTCTATCTTGGCTTCCCGGTGTAGATACCGTAATAGTAGCAGCCCATTATACGCAGCAGGCCTTATTGGCCCAAATGCAGGATATAGATCTACTATTTTGTGTAGATTTTTCTGCTGTTAGTCGTTTGGATGAATGGGCCTATCTATTGAAGCAATCTGATGTATTTAAGATTATTATTGACCACCATATAGAACCAGAAAATTTTGCAGATCTTTTATTATGGGATTCCCAAGCAGCGGCCAGTGCAGAGATCTTGTTTCAAATTTTTGAAGCATTGGGACAGAAAAAAAAGATAACCCCTGCTATTGCCACTTGTTTGTATGCTGGTCTGGTCACCGATACCAACTCCTTTAAAAATCCAAATACTAGGGCTATTACCCATCGTATTGCAGCAGATTTGATAGAATATGGTGTAGAAACTTTTAAGGTCCAACGGCTTATTTATGACAATAAGTCTCTGAATAGGTTGCATTTTTTTAGTTTTGCAATTAGTCAACGGTTGGTTGTGCTATGGCCGTTACATGTAGCTTATTTTGTTATTCAAAAAGAGGATTATAAAAGATACGACTTAAAGAGTGGTGATACGGAAGGATTGGTAGATTATGCGCTTTCTATAAAAGACATATCTTTGGCTGCTGTTTTAAAGGAAAAGGATGACACCGTATATCTTTCCCTGCGTTCTATTGGTGATTTGCCAGCTAACCTAATTGCTAAAAAATATTTTAATGGCGGCGGACATAAAAATGCTGCAGGAGGGGTTTCTCATTTGAGTTTAGTTGAAACGGTAGATCGGTTTGAAAAAATATTGCAAGAGTTTTTCCTTTAA
- a CDS encoding FKBP-type peptidyl-prolyl cis-trans isomerase codes for MKRKIVCTALVLFLGLVCYNHQYHCYGYPFVTTPSGLSYKTIGKKSSGKKVQDGQWIKVFITMKVIHKKEANRKESIRINQKECIFLFDNNFQSKDKRIAEMIGMMQEKQRVVFKCTPQYYLDEENPAHLAQLLKQCALNQEDTLMFDIKLDKIMTDQEYSQMLAQSRSAQLAKDKQLIIDYLTTHHIQASSTDSGLFYTIDQPSQGRPVVKGQTIKVHYTGRLLDGTIFDTSVEEVAKANNLYNPHKGYQPFEFRVGERGVIQGWQEGLLLLKKHEKARLFIPSILAYGPDGIKGVIPENAILLFEVEVVDLC; via the coding sequence ATGAAACGCAAGATAGTATGTACCGCATTGGTACTATTCTTAGGACTAGTCTGTTACAATCATCAATACCATTGCTATGGCTATCCTTTTGTAACCACGCCATCTGGTCTTTCTTATAAAACCATAGGGAAGAAAAGTAGTGGGAAAAAAGTACAAGATGGCCAATGGATTAAAGTCTTTATTACTATGAAAGTCATCCATAAAAAGGAAGCAAACAGGAAGGAAAGCATACGGATCAATCAAAAAGAATGTATATTTCTATTTGATAATAATTTTCAGTCAAAAGATAAGAGAATAGCTGAGATGATAGGTATGATGCAAGAAAAGCAGCGAGTGGTTTTTAAATGCACCCCTCAATACTATTTAGACGAAGAAAATCCAGCCCATTTGGCACAACTTTTAAAGCAGTGTGCGTTAAACCAAGAGGATACATTAATGTTTGATATTAAATTAGATAAAATTATGACCGATCAAGAGTATAGCCAAATGCTAGCCCAATCTCGTAGTGCCCAATTAGCCAAAGACAAACAGCTTATTATAGATTATTTAACTACCCATCATATTCAAGCTTCTTCAACCGATTCTGGTCTTTTTTATACAATTGATCAACCTTCTCAAGGTAGGCCTGTAGTAAAGGGGCAAACCATTAAAGTCCATTATACTGGTAGACTATTAGATGGTACTATTTTTGATACCAGTGTAGAAGAGGTTGCCAAAGCCAACAACCTTTATAATCCACATAAGGGCTATCAACCATTCGAATTTCGAGTAGGTGAACGTGGTGTGATTCAAGGATGGCAAGAAGGTTTATTATTGCTCAAAAAGCATGAAAAAGCACGTTTGTTTATACCATCTATTTTAGCCTATGGCCCTGACGGTATAAAAGGCGTTATTCCTGAAAATGCAATTCTATTATTTGAAGTAGAGGTCGTAGATCTTTGCTAG
- a CDS encoding ankyrin repeat domain-containing protein — protein sequence MQYLALFVITCGFLIASNCHQKADASSKRMPLIVAIKKGEFEKVRAYLHTGADPNMRDSYGNTPLHWAGYCDNDGRITKQLLEKGAKVDALDKNNFTSLYWSVEKRHVRTMQALIEQAIALKIKPISCECENLLSWAADCKDGESSNKMVADLLRFGLDPNQPDNNRCTPLHYAVQHGNIKVVQTLLGAGARTDLQDKSGKVPLDVAKQNDVVVQLLLHG from the coding sequence ATGCAATATCTAGCTTTATTTGTTATAACTTGCGGATTCTTGATAGCCAGCAACTGCCACCAAAAAGCTGATGCATCATCGAAGCGAATGCCTTTAATCGTAGCCATCAAAAAAGGTGAATTTGAAAAAGTGCGTGCCTATTTGCATACGGGTGCAGATCCTAATATGAGAGATTCATATGGCAATACCCCGTTACATTGGGCTGGCTATTGTGATAATGATGGTCGTATTACCAAACAGTTGCTTGAGAAAGGGGCAAAGGTAGATGCCTTAGATAAAAATAATTTTACCTCTTTATATTGGTCAGTCGAGAAGAGACATGTACGTACTATGCAAGCATTGATTGAACAAGCAATAGCTCTGAAAATAAAACCCATTTCATGCGAGTGTGAAAATTTGTTGTCTTGGGCTGCTGATTGTAAAGATGGTGAAAGTAGTAATAAAATGGTTGCTGACTTATTGAGATTCGGACTTGATCCCAATCAACCAGATAACAATCGCTGTACGCCATTGCATTACGCAGTACAGCATGGAAATATAAAAGTAGTGCAAACCCTTTTAGGCGCAGGTGCACGTACCGATCTACAAGATAAATCTGGTAAGGTCCCATTAGACGTTGCTAAACAGAATGATGTGGTGGTTCAATTGTTATTACACGGATAA
- the gatC gene encoding Asp-tRNA(Asn)/Glu-tRNA(Gln) amidotransferase subunit GatC gives MIIDDDLLNKLAYLCRLELPPHEREKMLHDLNAMVDWVEQLDELDVDNNVMLAEKPSKLESSSLRTDVVSNSLSHEQALSLAPSSDSNYFRVPSVKGITASVELSEST, from the coding sequence ATGATCATTGATGACGACCTTTTAAATAAATTGGCCTACCTTTGTCGTCTTGAATTGCCGCCACATGAGCGGGAGAAGATGCTCCATGACTTAAATGCAATGGTAGATTGGGTAGAACAATTAGATGAACTAGATGTAGACAATAATGTTATGCTAGCAGAAAAGCCTTCTAAACTAGAATCTAGTAGCCTTCGTACAGATGTGGTGTCGAATTCACTTTCCCATGAACAAGCCTTATCACTTGCGCCCAGTAGTGATTCAAATTATTTCAGGGTGCCCTCTGTAAAAGGCATAACGGCTTCTGTAGAATTATCTGAATCAACTTAA
- a CDS encoding lysylphosphatidylglycerol synthase transmembrane domain-containing protein, with protein sequence MNNQTQMDAQDPPKTLNVKKVWLPILGGLAITVFLFYRSGKISSEIVRLLYHPNWNYLYMACLAILLREVGHIYRLRVLSNHSLRWTSCLYVAILWEFGTAVTPSVVGGGLVAIFLLSKEGLSLGRSMAYIVVLGMMDNFFFLLAGSFGLGGVYDPIFAMAGPFCSSIKRFFIIIYILFFLYNLVMAIGVFINPKFLKWILIYVTSIAFLKRWRRSAYQLSKDIIVTSDEFRGRGLLFWCKMLLCTFLIWTVRYILMNCLIATYCPTSFGEHLVILGKQVVMWTLMLVPALPGGTGIAELLFQQFFEPMLGDYTLLIVLLWRMATFYLYLILGAILLPKWLQKRFKMKVF encoded by the coding sequence ATGAACAATCAGACCCAGATGGATGCGCAAGATCCTCCTAAAACATTAAATGTTAAAAAAGTATGGCTGCCTATATTGGGTGGACTAGCTATTACAGTATTTCTATTTTATAGATCTGGTAAAATTTCGAGTGAAATAGTTAGATTATTGTATCACCCTAATTGGAATTATCTATATATGGCTTGCTTGGCTATTCTGCTGCGAGAAGTTGGTCATATATATAGGTTACGCGTCTTAAGCAATCATAGCTTGCGTTGGACTAGTTGTTTGTATGTAGCTATTCTTTGGGAGTTTGGGACTGCTGTAACCCCATCTGTAGTAGGAGGAGGGTTAGTGGCTATTTTTCTTCTATCTAAAGAAGGATTATCACTGGGTAGATCTATGGCCTATATTGTAGTGCTGGGGATGATGGATAATTTTTTCTTTCTTTTAGCAGGTTCATTTGGTTTAGGCGGAGTATATGATCCTATTTTTGCTATGGCAGGCCCATTCTGTAGTAGCATCAAGCGCTTTTTTATTATTATTTATATTTTGTTCTTCTTGTATAATTTGGTAATGGCCATTGGTGTCTTTATAAACCCCAAGTTCTTAAAGTGGATTTTAATCTATGTGACCAGTATCGCTTTCCTAAAGCGATGGCGTCGATCGGCCTATCAGCTTAGTAAAGATATTATAGTTACTTCAGATGAATTTAGAGGGAGAGGGCTTCTTTTTTGGTGTAAAATGTTGCTTTGTACCTTTTTAATTTGGACGGTTCGATATATCTTAATGAATTGTTTAATTGCTACCTATTGTCCTACTTCCTTTGGTGAACATTTGGTTATTTTGGGCAAACAAGTAGTCATGTGGACATTGATGTTGGTGCCTGCTTTGCCAGGTGGAACTGGTATCGCTGAACTTTTGTTTCAGCAATTTTTTGAACCTATGTTAGGGGACTATACCTTGCTAATTGTACTGCTATGGCGTATGGCTACTTTTTATCTTTACCTGATTTTAGGAGCTATTTTGTTACCTAAATGGCTTCAAAAAAGGTTTAAAATGAAAGTATTTTAG